From the genome of Equus asinus isolate D_3611 breed Donkey chromosome 24, EquAss-T2T_v2, whole genome shotgun sequence, one region includes:
- the SRSF12 gene encoding serine/arginine-rich splicing factor 12 isoform X1, translating into MKAQWPWGCCAVERRLHLRPPRSRHPLSGPLQLRHTASAPGPVWPQPPPPWTPRSRDPHRPLPGSPTPEPPAPPPSQIPGYPGLLRRPLPGSLRIPAPPPPRILADPRPRAPRPRPLPCPLGRGPAPAPAPLGPRGQAPASQRPLPRARLCGCALAGPRPRGGGRAGGPRSCGGGGGGERQSEPGGRGQTRRERRKRSCLATRGPPTPPCSSGTSRTPPENVKQSTVAGKRPPV; encoded by the exons ATGAAGGCCCAGTGGCCGTGGGGCTGCTGCGCGGTGGAACGCCGCCTTCACCTCCGCCCACCCCGCTCTCGACACCCGCTCTCCGGTCCTCTCCAACTCCGGCACACTGCCTCAGCCCCGGGCCCAGTCTGGCCTCAGCCGCCGCCTCCCTGGACCCCTCGAAGCCGGGACCCACACCGCCCTCTCCCCGGATCCCCCACACCTGAGCCTCCCGCGCCGCCCCCTTCTCAGATCCCGGGGTATCCGGGCCTCCTGCGCCGCCCCCTCCCCGGATCCCTGCGcatcccggccccgccccctccccggaTCCTGGCGGACCCCCGCCCTagggccccgcggccccgccccctcccctgtcccctcggccgcggccccgcccccgcccccgccccgttGGGTCCGCGCGGACAGGCTCCCGCCTCTCAGCGCCCCCTCCCCCGCGCCCGCCTCTGCGGCTGCGCGCTGGCGGGGCCGAGGCCGAGGGGAGGGGGTCGCGCCGGGGGCCCGCGgagctgcggcggcggcggcggcggcgagagGCAGAGCGAGCCCGGCGGCCGCGGGCAGACCCGGAGGGAACGGAGGAAGCGGTCATGTCTCGCTACACGAGGCCCCCCAACACCTCCCTGTTCGTCAGGAACGTCGCGGACGCCACCAG AAAATGTAAAGCAGTCCACAGTAGCTGGCAAGCGCCCCCCAGTTTGA